DNA from Laspinema palackyanum D2c:
GGCGATCAATGGGAAACGTTGTTCCCGCTAACGCACCGGCCCCTAATGGGCAAATATCCACACGCTGATAAATCTCTCCCAAACGGTCCCAGTCGCGCTGTGCCATTTCAAAATAGGCCAAGAGGTGATGGGCTAAACTAATGGGTTGGGCGCGTTGCAGGTGGGTGTAACCGGGGATTAAGGTTTCTACATGGCGATCGGCTAGTTCAAGCAAAACACCTTGAAAGTCGCGAATGTGTTGGCGAATTTGCTGGATTTGGTCCCGGAGATAAAGTCGAGTATCGGTCCCAACTTGATCATTACGCGATCGCGCCGTATGAAGTTTTTTCCCCACATCTCCCACCAATTCCGTCAAGCGACGTTCCACGGCAAAATGGACATCTTCAGCATCGGTTCCGGGTTTAAATAACCCTTGGCGATATTCTTGGCGAATTTGTTCGAGTCCCTTGATCAGCTTGTCTGCTTCATCCAGGGAGATAATGCCCGTTTTGCCTAGCATTTTCGCATGGGCCATCGATCCGGTCAAGTCGTACTCAATCAGTTGAATATCAAACCCGATACTCGCATTGAAGCGGGCGATCGCCGGATGTAATGCACCTTCAAATCGTTGACTCCAGGTTTTTTGTTCTGTCATGCTCAATTAACCGCCTTCTTAACTCGCTCACAAAAACATTGTTGCTCTTTTCGAGCCTGAAGTTGTTTCTTGTTTGAAACCGTACCCAGGATAAATGACCCGTGACTTTAACTACCTCGGAATCCCCGAAATAGATAACCCAGAACCATACCAATGATTAAGGCCCAAATTTGTCCAGTTTCAACAAAGTTATCCCAGGCGTTTTTAATTTGACCCATAATATCCGGATCGCTGACTTGTTGAGCCAGGACGATCCCCTGGCGCAAAGAGTCCCCCATCAACCCAAAGAGGACTTCACTGCTGTTGGGAGGGATAGCGAATTGAGCAATTAATTCCTGAATACTAGAAAACAATATTGTCATGATTTTTTAACACCCGTGAGAGGGGATGAAGAGGGCTTTTTGCAGTATGCCGGATGAAGTTCCCCCTGTAAACGACCCGATCGCAATTCTTCCATGAAGTGGCAACACCGGGCGGGGGGTTTAACCCCCATCCCCCTCCTCAGACCCGGTTTTTGCTAGGTCCTCCTCCCCCTTGACTTGCAGGACAATCAGGGTCATATCATCAGTATTTTGCGTATCCGGGCCGATAAAATGACCCACCCGCTCGAACAGGTGTTCTAAAATAGCTTGGGGCTTTTGATAATGTTGACAAGCCCATTCCAAGGCCGCTGTCAAGTTTTCCTCATCAAAGCGATCGCCCACTTGGTTACTGGCATCCGTAAACCCGTCCGTGTAATAAATCAGCGTATCTCCAGGCTGTAGCTGAATCTGTGCTTCTTGATACTGAGTATCCGGATCTAACCCAATCAACATCCCCAAGGTATCTAACCGCTGAATCGTCCTTGTAGATGCCTGCCATAATAACGGCGGATTATGTGCCGCATTGCTATAGGACAAAATCCGAGTTTCCGGGTCATACTCCGAATAAAACAGCGTCACAAACCGATGAGAATTCTCCAAATCCGCATACATCACCCGATTCAAATGCTGAAGAATTCGCGAGGGAGAATGGCCGTTGAGGACCTCCGCCCTTAACATTCCTCGGGTCATGGTCATAATCAACCCCGCAGGTACCCCTTTCCCCATCACATCGCCAATGACGATGCTCCAGCGTCCGTTCGGTTTTCCGCCTTGATTTTTAGATTGGGCAAAGTCGTGGGTTGTGGGAATAAAATCGTAGTAGTCTCCCCCCACCCGATTGGCGGTTTCACAACAGGCAGCCAGTTCAATCCCGTTAATCGTCGGACATTGACGCGGCAGGAGTCGCAGTTGGATTTCTGCCCCAATTTCTAATTCTCGGTCCAGTCGTTCCTTCTTCCGTAGTTCTACGGTGAGCTCGTCATTTTCGATCGCCACCGCAGTTTGATCCGCCACTAACCGGACCAACTTCTGGCGCGTCGGAGTCCAAGTATAGTCCGGGTCCCGACTGAACACATACAGACGACCGCGTTCGGTATTTTTAACCAAAATGGCAGTCCCAAATAACTGCACATCTGACCCCAAATAGGGGCTCACTTGATAATCCAACGCCGAGGGAGGCAGACTTGAGGTGGCCAGGTTAGAATCATCCATGATTTGACGAGTCAGGTTTTCTAATGCCTGCCGAATATCATGACATTCGTGACCATCCTGGCAGTGAAGTTGCTGTAACCTCACTTGACCATTGGGTTTAAACAGGATCAATGCTCCCCCATCTGCATCGGTGACCCGACTCGCCACCAGGGGAATCAACTCCAAGAACTGATTCAAATTGTTGAAGCTGCGCAGAGCAAATCCCAAGGATGACAGCAAATCTTGGACTTTCTTTTGTTCCCGATGCAAACGCGCCACCAGTTCTTTGAGGGCAAAGACGGGGGTGACGTCTGCGGATGCGCTGCCGTTGTCGGGTATATCTGGCTGAAATGGCTGTCGAGGGAGAGGCAAAGAAGTCATTGAGTCAAGCTCGCTCCAGCGGGAGGGATTATATCTTTTGTTTGGGGGTAGAAATTACCCCACACCACAGAGTCTGGTGTTAAAGAATAGCTGCCAATTGGGTTTGGCGATCGCCCTTATGGATTATTTAAGGGCTGATGATGTTAAAGCAGTTCTAAATTAACCCTTATGCAACCGATTTAAACTCCGTTGCAAGATAATATTCGCGTCAAAAGGTAGGAATTCGAGTGTTTGGCATCCGGGGGAGTCTCCCCAGTGTCTTGAGTGGGTTGTAACAAAACTCACACGATCGATTTCCGATGCGGATCGCGGGGGTGGACTGATTTTCTATCCAGCAGGCGGCTTCAGCGTGATGATTCCTCAACCCTGAGCCGACTGCATGAAGCCTCAATCCAGATTTCTACAGACATCGCATTAAAGTGGATTCATGATAGCGCTATTTATAAGCTCTGCCAATCCACTAATGGGGGGGTTTTCCCACCTCGATTCCTCAAAGAAGCGATCGCTGATTTGTTCGATTTCTTGTCACCCATTCCTCAATGCCAGACTCTACCCGGCGGGCGAATGACCTGCCGGGACAGACTGCTTGCAAACCTTCAGTCTGATGACTTGAGCCCATTGAGTCTGAAGGTTTAACGTCTCTATTCTCGCTCTAGATCTTAGCCACCAATCAAGGCTTCAACAAACTCGTAGCTGGAAAAGGGGCGCAGGTCTTCGATTCCTTCCCCGGCACCGATAAAGCGGATGGGTAATCCCATCTGCTGCACGATCGCCAAGGCTATGCCACCTTTAGCAGTTCCATCCAATTTTGTCAAGATTACCCCACTCAAATTAATCGCTTCCGAAAATACTTGAGCTTGACGGAGGCCGTTTTGTCCCAGAGTTGCATCCAAAACCAGGAGTGATTCTACCACTGCATCCGGTGCTTTTCTATCCACGATTCTACGGATTTTTGCCAATTCGTCCATCAGATTCTTTTTATTCTGCAAACGTCCGGCAGTATCCACCAGCAGCAGTTCGGTCCCTCGGGCTTGCGCGGCTGAAATCCCATCAAACACCACCGCTGCGGGGTCAGAATTTTTCACCGGGTTGGCAATCACTTCCACATCGGCGCGACTTCCCCAAACCTTGACTTGCTCCACTGCAGCGGCGCGGAAGGTATCGGCTGCCGCAATCAGGGTCTTATAACCGGATTGTTTGGACAAATGGGCAATTTTACCGATGGTGGTAGTTTTACCGGCCCCATTGACTCCGGCAATCACCCAAATGTTCAGAGTTTCTTTCTCCGGGACAAAGTTAGCCTTGTACTTTTCCTGAAAGGGGCGATCGAGCATTTCCCGGAGGATTTTTTTCAGGTAGGCGATCGCCTCTGCCGGGGGAAGTGCCTCTTCTTTTAACTTCTGCTGAAGGGCCTCAATAATCAAATCTGTTGCCTCTACCCCGACATCCGCCTGCAACAGGGCCGTTTCAATTTCCATCACCGCTGCTTTATTCAGCGGCCCCTGTCCCACGATCGCCCGCAGTTGGTTAATTAAACTCCGACGGGTTCTATCCAACCCCTGGCGTAACTTCTGTAACCAGGTAATTTCTTCAATGGAAACCTGATCAGGACGGCGTCCCTGCGCCGCCAGCACTTCCGCTGACCACAAAAAGCCCTCATCAAACGCCAGTCCGGGAATTTCTGTCCCTTCAATCTCCGGTTGTCCCGGGGTCGTGGGCCGTCTGAAGTCCTCCTCTACCGGGGCCTCCACAGCAGTTTCCTCTAACCGCTGCATTCTCGCCTGTCGTTCCGCCTCCGCTCGTGCCAGGAATGACACCGGAGCCGGTGCTGGAGCAGCCGGTTCCAAGGTTTCCGTCTGTTCTGAGGTTTCCATAGCCAGAGCCGCTGCCGGTTCTATAACCTCCTCTGGGACTGCCTCGGGTTCTGTAGCTTCCTCCGAGGCAACTAAAGGCTGTTCGGCGATCGGTTCAAGGGCCGGGTCCTCCGTTTCAGCTTCCGGTTCTACCCGTTCTCCCTCAGATTCGAGTTCTTCCG
Protein-coding regions in this window:
- a CDS encoding PP2C family protein-serine/threonine phosphatase codes for the protein MTSLPLPRQPFQPDIPDNGSASADVTPVFALKELVARLHREQKKVQDLLSSLGFALRSFNNLNQFLELIPLVASRVTDADGGALILFKPNGQVRLQQLHCQDGHECHDIRQALENLTRQIMDDSNLATSSLPPSALDYQVSPYLGSDVQLFGTAILVKNTERGRLYVFSRDPDYTWTPTRQKLVRLVADQTAVAIENDELTVELRKKERLDRELEIGAEIQLRLLPRQCPTINGIELAACCETANRVGGDYYDFIPTTHDFAQSKNQGGKPNGRWSIVIGDVMGKGVPAGLIMTMTRGMLRAEVLNGHSPSRILQHLNRVMYADLENSHRFVTLFYSEYDPETRILSYSNAAHNPPLLWQASTRTIQRLDTLGMLIGLDPDTQYQEAQIQLQPGDTLIYYTDGFTDASNQVGDRFDEENLTAALEWACQHYQKPQAILEHLFERVGHFIGPDTQNTDDMTLIVLQVKGEEDLAKTGSEEGDGG
- the ftsY gene encoding signal recognition particle-docking protein FtsY is translated as MVFNWFRRQFNDKEQKQEQEQAIEPTAKQPESEAEETTPEVAEDYLNWAKAAYQNIQKQQVSSSEELEAGGEPEELEAGGELEAGGEPEAEGEPEELESEGERVEPEAETEDPALEPIAEQPLVASEEATEPEAVPEEVIEPAAALAMETSEQTETLEPAAPAPAPVSFLARAEAERQARMQRLEETAVEAPVEEDFRRPTTPGQPEIEGTEIPGLAFDEGFLWSAEVLAAQGRRPDQVSIEEITWLQKLRQGLDRTRRSLINQLRAIVGQGPLNKAAVMEIETALLQADVGVEATDLIIEALQQKLKEEALPPAEAIAYLKKILREMLDRPFQEKYKANFVPEKETLNIWVIAGVNGAGKTTTIGKIAHLSKQSGYKTLIAAADTFRAAAVEQVKVWGSRADVEVIANPVKNSDPAAVVFDGISAAQARGTELLLVDTAGRLQNKKNLMDELAKIRRIVDRKAPDAVVESLLVLDATLGQNGLRQAQVFSEAINLSGVILTKLDGTAKGGIALAIVQQMGLPIRFIGAGEGIEDLRPFSSYEFVEALIGG